The genome window TGGCCACAAAAATAATCAATCTTTCTCAGATGGACACACATACATTGTAAGTACATTCATGCAGATGAATTCCACCTTTGTGTCCTCTACCTTAAAATGCCTATATATTGAGGCACTTGAGTAAtaaatttggaaagaaatgagATTTTGTTGTTTAATTACACTATGCCTTACACTGTGATCTGTGAGACAGAAGAACAAGCACTAATGATATATCTTAGGTATAAAGAGAGAGtcaaaatgggatttttcatgGTTCTTTGGATCATCTCATCTCAGTacagcatatttaaaatatagtttTTCAGGGGAATTGCCATAATAgatgaaacaaaacccaacccccaaacaaacaacaaaacaacacaaagatAGAACTCTCTCCTCATTTTTCATATTCTATTCAATTTACTAACTGATAATTCCCAAACTTATCCCTTTAATAAAGAACATTTGTAACCATATATCACAATTTAGGATTCTTGATCCTCTGATCATCAGCTTCATGGTGAACTAGGTTATCAGACATACATAACTaattctctgctcttttctgttGAAAAAGACAAGTACAATTTGGTTTGAGAAATGAGGTTATATATAGTTGCAAAAatttatcttttgcttttttactaTTTACTGCCTATAATTCCTTGTTGCCCTGACTGCCCTCACAATGTTTGGAGTATTGGAGATAATGGGACCACATCAGGAATGAAATCCACCTGAATGCCAAAATGTCTTACTGAACTCAATCCTTAGCTCTATGTCCCTGTGTGTAACACTTGGAAGCCACTCCTCTGCTCCCATGGAAACCCTGAAATGTCTCAcatttaggaaataaaatggTGGCTATTTAATAATGTTTGCTTCTTCTCTGGAAGAGGATTATTCAGATTAATTGTGCAGAAAATTAGTCTGatgatttgatttcttttttttttttttttttttttttgcatctcaGCCAACAATAAAGTGAATTGattgttttctgtggtttcctCTGAGGTGACTGGCACATAAAGTATTTCAGAGGGTGCATTTGTCTGTGCCTACCCTAGTCTGCAGACTTCTTACTCTGCATAGCTCTGCCTGCTTtacacagagccaggacagagcATTGGCTATcctaatttttggttttgttacaCTATTTTGTACAGTTATTACTCttatttagaaaaacatttaagcAGCACCTAAGGAAGTTTCTCCTTTTGATAATAATGCTACAAAATTACATACTCCCTAGTCCTCTGGGTTCTTTATCTACTGCTTCTCACTTCCACGTAATCTTCAACCAAGATCTTTCTAAAATACTAGGAAGACTGTTGCCTTTTAGCTTGAAGATTTAGTCAACTATTATGGAATTTATCCTGACTATCACCTCTTCCCAAAAAGGGGAACGATATTTAGGCTTTTTCGTTTCTCCGCCCTGAAAACTCTGTGTCTGTTCATATTTCCCACAGGACACATTTGTTTTGGGGCAGCCAAAGCCCTACAAGTCACATGTTGAATGCTTAACCTGGagagattattttcctttttttgtacATAGCCTTGTAGCCATCTCAGCAGAAATACTTAGATTTGTAAGGAGCTTCATGCAGTTACAGTTCCAGGAGAAGAGAGGTTCTTTTTCTAAAtacataaaacatattttaaaactgaaaaatggaaagcaTTTTGATACTTTCAAATAACCTGTGAGATCAGATGTTTTATTTGCTCTCTGAGTCACCAGTTTATCTCCCTCCCAATAttcactgtgggttttttattttataagatCCACATTCCTCCCTCCTAAAGCACTTTGAAATTAATGTGCTTTAATGACAGCCCtgtctgctgctgcccctgtgatccctgtccccattcttGCTGCCATCATTACCAGGGTCAGGAGAGACTATGGCAGGGGCAATCACAGCAGTAACAGTGGAAGAGGCTGAGGCAGTCACTGCCAGTCTCTGATGACCTGTTCCACATCTTCCAGAATGGGCTTTGTGGCCTGGAGAGCCAGTGACAATTTTGCCATATTTTGCTACAAAGGTGTAAAAGCTAATGACACACCAGCAGACTGCATTGCCAATGCTTTGCTTGAAAAGGAATATTGAAATTGTACACAGTACTTCTTAGCCATGTGTCCTGTAAGAATTTATGGAGAAAGATAATCATCATTACCCTGAACTGAGGATTAATAACTTGGGCACCTTTTGCTTGCAGAGCACTGAGAAAGGGCTGTAttccaaagccttctcttccaTCCACACCCctggaaaaacaaatgtttgaaataggaaaaaatactggGATTGTGCAAAAGATTCTTCCTTTATTGGAATAAATCATATAATAAACCATATAGTAAACCATATCCTACAACATCTTGATCCACCTAGAACTAGAGAGGCTTGCCAGTCTTCTCACCATAGAGCTGAAGAGGGAGCTTTGCACTCCTGATGATGCCTCACAGCCTTGCTTTTCAGCAATTAAGTAACCCAATGGACTGTATCAAGAATTCAACTGAAAACATCCTTATGGAGAACTAAGGCCAATTTGCATGTAAACTGTTACTCTAACCAAGTTTATATGAAGGCATGGCAAATTACTGAGCAGCTGTACCAAAATAGTGATACAGTGTTAATTAACACTGAACTGGATCAGGGCTTTCTGCAGGACCAGTCCTGGGAGAGGCAGACCCATGCTGGCTGGCTCTAACGAAGCTCAGCAGGAACTAGTTGTGGTTgctgtttgcttgcttttaacTGCACAAACCATTCTGCATGACTTACCAGCTGAACCTGCTCTCTTGTGAGGGACTGTCACCAGAATTAGTGAGGACTGCTCCCCATAGAGCAGCTGTGATCTAGTCCTGGACCTTGAAACGGGTCCATTTACTTATCCTATAATTCCTTTACCCAAGTAGCAAGTGATACATTTTCCAGTAAATCCCATTCCTAAAGAAAAACATAGAAAACTAGCTTGCAAGAGTAACTACAGCTTGTGtctttctgcttcctcagtcTTCCATGTACACAAGGGACTGAAACTTGTGCAGACACCTTTCTAGAAGAGGACACTGTATTTAATTAGCCCTTTTTGTTGGTGGGGAACTCCGTCTCAGAGAATTCtgaaagtgttttttttctttatgcaacAAGTCACTTATTCCAACAGTAGCTCTACTGTAAGGCCTGTGTTCACTTTCCTCAGCTGATCACCAGTATCTGCCCTAGGACaacatccagctctgcagggccttTCCTTCTTCTGCCCTGCTTTCCATGtgcctgagctggaaaggagcaTGCATGCACTTTAGCAAGGTTCTTCAATCTGGACAATTTGGAATTGGCTATAAGATTTTGTGCAGACAAAACCCTTGTCTTTGAAGTACTGAGCACAAATGAATTTGTGTCTTCTTGTAGATTTTGGTCTTGATAATACAGGGGGGAAAACCCAaccttttttgggttttggtttgttttttgttttttttcctgagccaACAATATGTTTGCCTGcaaacttaaaaagaaataaatgaaaagaagcTTTTTGGCAACTTAGTTTCTTATATGAATGTCTTCTGTATCATCTCCACCTTTGCTATCtaattgaatttaaaatgcagtaattcTAGTAACACCAGTACAGAGTACAGGTTCTTCAAACATGTTCAAAACATTCAATCATGTTTTATGTTAGAAGAtgagtatttaaaagaaaaatatcaaaataactCCTCTAGAACATTAATAAGTGCTCACTCACATGTTTTAACAATAGTAGTAGTATGTAGTGGAAAGCTGATTGGATGTTCCTTCTTTGCTTGTGTCCTTCATTCACTACGTattacagaaaaacattttagttTTGTTCACTCCTTAAAGCTTTTCATGGACACAACTTATTATATGACGACATTTTGaattttgtaaaatatatttagtaATACCAAATACATTTCTTGCCCTCCAAAATCTagacaagcaaaaaacccaagatGCTTTGGATCAAATAAATATGCAAGTTTATTAGAGCaagtttccattttaaatttgCAATGGTTTCacaattttttgtttccttctgtttccatTACGGCATCCTCATGATAACCCAAAgtagctgttaaaaaaatatatccacagatgaacaattaaaaaatattggcTGTATCTTCCAACATTACAATTATGTGAAAAAGTCAGTATTTACAAAAAAAGTCTGGAAATCAAATATTGACAAATTGTGTTGTTGTCAGTTTACTTGCAGAAGCTACAGGACACTCATAGGGGAAATTTATGCTCACAAGCCCCAAGTGTAAGCCTAGATTTTgtaatgtatttgaaaaaaacctaaatttaTACTTTGAATCTGTTTGGTTTAATACATATACTGGTCATTACCcagttcatttttattttcaacaatATTCTACacacattttttcattatattttctgtttgaatgTAAAGTGTAATAGAAAAAACATTCAATTATGCACACATGAAAATTCTGTTAGTACAGCTAATTGGTTTTTAATACATATTTCATGTACAAAGAAAGCAGTAGCACAAACAGAAAACTAGCAAAGGATAGTGTACTTAACTTGAAACACTTGCAGTTTCAGTAACTGTGAATTACCGACTTGCAAAATATACACAGTACACATAatgtgcacaaacacacacacaacatCACTGCATGCTGGTTTTTTTGATTAAAATATAGCTTCAGGTTCACAAACCTTCGTCCAGAGTTGGTGAGAGCTGTAGTCACATTTGTATATTAAAGGTGGTCAAAAAGATAGTCTGTTAAATGTAAGCCATTCCACCACACTGTCCTCTGGCTTCTCGTGCTCTGAACAACAGCAAACACAAGGAAAGAGAACGGAGCCGAGATTTTCTTTagtgacaaaaaaaagagaatcttTTAGGCATAATGTTCCCTATTCTTTGCCCAAAATAATCAATTGGGAGCTTCTGGAGTGGTTTAGATGATCTTATTCTGCACCTAACTCCATTAATTTCTGCTACCATTATTGAGGCAGGCATGGGCACCATCCTCGGTGAAAGTCACATGCAATCTCCTCAATCAATTAGAAAAGTGATCTTGTTTGTTAGGTTTTgttgagaaagaaagaaagaaagcaagctgctgctgagcttcctCCTTGCATGCACGTTCTGCAGCCACACTGGAGTCCCCgtgctccagcagccagctgggactGTGTCAGCAGTCCTGCAGGGGGGCAGGGGAGCTCCTGGATTTCAGGATCCAGCAAGctcaggaaaacagagcagacaGGTAGATGTACTTCTCTAAGAGATTCTCAAGACTTAAAAACTCAGCAAAACTTACTCAAGGAGCTCAAAACCCAACCTCAATATGAGACAAGCTCCAAGGAAAGATGTAATAGGATTGTTTACCATATAAATGAACTACAGTCAATTTAGCATGCATCATGTTGAAAACAAGCACACCTTGAATGCTTTGTAATTACCAAGTGTGATGACTTTTTATTGCAATTTacaaaatttttatatattcccAGAAGACTTGTAAGTTTGATTTTCAGATCTGTGTCTTGAAATACACTGGTTCTGCAGCTCTTACCAAATGACTACACTCTTCTGAGCTCGTGAGGCTGTTTGCTTGGCAACCTAGCAATGTAGGACATCCTAGATGTCCTAGTGAATTAAAAAAGATGACATTCCTACCAATAAAGCAAGTGGTTCTGGTATTCATTATAAGTTTTCTTGGTGTGACTGTTTGTAACAGCGCTGAGCTAGTCATAGCGTATCATACTTATttatcaatatatttttaaagttagtttaaaaaaatgaaagtaggTGCAACAACACACACACGCACAAATATGCTTTATAATTTCCATCAGCATtaaaggaagaggaaatgtCACCCTAAAAATGAAACCCCACAATACACATAGAGACATCGACAGCACTAAAAGATTTGCCTTCAAAAGGACTGTTGAATTTCAGTGTCTGAGAACTGCTAGATCTTCACAAGATGAAGCATCACAAGCAACTGaattccagcagctcagagtCTGTCTAACTCTATTCCTTATCTGGACAGCCAAGAGTTTTTCCTAACTCCTTTCTGGTAATGTTCAAGACTAAACTGTAATCTTGCTCAAATTGTCTTCTTTCCCTGTGACTTCATCAGACAATCACGAGAAGTTTTATGCATTAACACTAGAGTGGAGTTAGCCCAATACATGAAAACTCCATTGTTTTGACTGTTTTAAACAGCAAGCAACAATGCACTTAGTATTTTAGGaacagacaaaaattaaaataaattctatttaaaaaaataactgcttTATTGTTGCCACACCTTCCTGATCAGTTGCCCTAATCttaaaaactttcagaaaataatttacatacTGCAGCATAGCTTATCAAGCAAGGGGGCACTTTTTATCTCATGGCCATCTTAGTCATTCCTTGGTACCATGATGGTGGCCTGGATTGGCATAAAGTGCCATTCCACAACCTTCCCAAGCACTGTGACAGGACTGcaagccctgcctgccctgagggCGGTCTCATGTTGGGATGGGGATGAAGCTGGTCGATTTGGAGTGGGGCATCTCCCTCCATGTGTTTAGGCTGTGGGTTGGGCTTCTGTTGTTGGTGAAAGAAGTCTGTCGCCTGCTGTTGCTGTTTGAATCTTCTTTACTCAGcgtttgctttattttttggcAGCAAGGGAAGCTCTGTAGGCAGTCTTGGAGGAGGTGCCCACTGAAGAACATGTAGATCCATGGGTTACAGCAACTGTTCAGgctggccagcagagctgtaaCAGTAGTTGCAGTGTTTTCAGAatctggggaggggggggagaaAGATGTTTAATCATCAAAAAAACATTTGCACCATTCAGTCGATTGCTTCATTAACCGTTGGATTTATTTCCCTGAATATTCGAGTTCTAAATGTTGAGCTACAGCATTTTAAACAGATAATGAGAACATAATCAGTAAAGTTCTTATTTATGTAAGGCTGCCATTAAAGTCAATGAGGATTTCTCTGAACTGACTTCAAAAAGCTGTGACAGATTAAGTTATCGGGTAATCCATCCAAAATAATGATTTAGTCACATTTCCACTGATGTGTATCCATGTGTTGATAAGCTCCTGCTTTAAATACTGAAAGGTTTTTTCCAGACCCTGGGAGACAATGGTAAAATTTCCACTGCTTTCAATAACACTGAATTTTGTTGCATATATTTGCATGCTGAAAAGTATTGAATGCTCAACTAACTACTGGATTGTTTGTTAAATCTGGATTTTAGAGGTTGAACAAATTTTACTTAAGGGAAAAATAGAACTTGGCACTATGGCATGAAAAAACTATGGTGTTCTACCTTCAATAACTAGTTAATAGTTAGATCAAATACTCTAAATATGTATTAGTCTAAGTGACTTTATTAGTCTAATATAAGTCACTataagtgactttttttttgtaaatattggATCTTCAAAAAAGTATAATTACTGTATTATGCAGTTCCATTTATTTAAAGAATCTCTTCAAACACATCTATCAAATAAATACCCATCTGTTAAATTagatttaatttcctttgaagtaaaaaaaaaatctgtttactGCAAGCCATTATTTCTCTACAGAGATCTGCATTATAGGCTTCAGTCCCATATTAGAGGTAATCAACACTCTTACTACAGTAAGCGATcatctggggattttttaaaaaatcgaGAAATTATGGATTCCAACATTTTGATTTGCTGCTCTCTCATTATGAGGAAACAGAATATCTGTCACTATGATGCCTATCATTACCTATGTAATAGCTTTTAAACTCACCAATTTTTTTCAGACATATTTAACAGCGGCACACGTATCTCCAAAGTCTAAATTGCCACTGATTCATGAAAATCGGTGACTTGACTAATGGAGCACTCAGAGGTGACTGCCTTGCTGAGAGGAAGGGTTCAGGGTGCGCTCAACCCTATTATTTGACAGCAGCTACAGGAGAGAAGACGTAATAAGTTCTCTCTTCATGTAACTGCTCCGACATGTGTGTGTGATCACTTCTCAACAATACTCAACATTTCTAAAGTTTTCTTATCCGCAGCTTCAAACGGACGAAAACGCTGCTGCTTCAAATTACGGCAGCAAACGCTCCGGTTTCCATCCGCTCCTTTTGCGGCTGCCGCAGCAGCCCCTCCGGCTGctcccgggccgggccgggccgagcgccgctgccgccgccgctcccggggccgccCGGTCCGGGACTACGAGCGGTgccggcggggcggccccgggggcaGCGGCTGCCCAGGGCTTCTCTTCTCCCCCACAGCGGCGCTCGGCCGCTACTCCCCGGCGGGAGAGGGACCCGTGCGGGGCCGGGAGGGCGCTCCGCGGTCCCGTTCTCCGCTTCCGCGCCCTTTCCCCACGCTGCGCCCCGGGACAGCCGGCTGCGCTCCAACGCGTGCGGGGCTGCCGCTGGGGACAAGCGGCGGCGTCACCTACCGACCCAGGGGAAGCGCTGGTCCCACACGGACCACATCTGGATGGTGAAGAAGGGCGCCCAGCAAACGACGTACACCGAGACGATGACGAAGGTCATCTTGACGGTGCGGATCTTGGCGCGGGAGATGGTTTTGACGTTGCTGACACAAGGGGCAAGCAGCAGCCCCCGTCGCGGGCCACCATCATCACCTGCCCGGCGACCGCCACCCGCTGCTGCCGCTTCCCCCGGGCGCGTCTTGCCCCGCACGTTGCGCCAGATGCGGTAGCAGATGAAGCCGTAGcagatgatgaggatgaggacaGGCGCGATGAAGATGCCGCCGGTGATCCAAGTGATGTAGGCGCGGGGTCCCCAGGGCATAATGAAGTGCGCCCAGCAGTCGTAGACCTGCGAGCCGCGCTCCACTTCGCTGAGGGAGAAGATGAAGTACTGCggggtgctgagcagcaggcTGAGCGCCCAGGCCGCCGCGATCATCCCGTACGAGCGCTTGGTGGGCTGCTGCAGCGTCTTCAGCGGGTGGCAGACAGCGATGTAGCGGTCGGCGGTCATGGCCACCAGCATGTACGCCGAGGCGAACATGCCGAAGACCTGCAGGTGCTTGACGACGCGGCAGAGCCCGTCGGGGCCGTGGAAGCGGTGGGtcacctcccagcagagctggggcagcacctGGAAGAAGGCGACCACCAGGTCGGCCAGGCTGAGGTGGCGGATGAAGAGGTGCATGCGGGACGCCTTGCGCGGCGTGCGCCGCAGGGCCAGCAGCACGCTGCCGTTCCCCACCACCGCCACGGCGAAGGTGACGGCCAGCACCGCGATCTCCAGCTTCGCCAGCTCCTCGTCCCGCCCGAAGGGGTCCCAGCCGCCCAGGCTGCCGTTCGGCGACCCCGACCACGCCTCGGGACTGgggctgctgccgccgccgggcTCCGCCGCCCGCCACCGGCTGCCATTCCCGGGTGAGGGCACAGCCCGGGGGGAGCCGGCGCCGCCGGCGAGGCGCATGGAGGGGCTGCGCGGtggggcccggcccggcccggcccccgcaCCTCCGCTCGCCCGCCTTTCCCCTCCGGCGCCCGGAGCGCCGGGCCAGGTGCCTTTATCCCCCCGGCCGCGGGAGGCGAGGCGAGGCGAGGGGGAGCTCCGGTGGCAgtggctgcccagccctgacGCCAGCCCCCTCCTTCCCCCGgcagccgccgcccgcccgccccgccaCGGGAGCGGGGCCGCTCCGCCCCAAAGCGCTGCGCCGAGCGGGAGCTGCTCGGGCCGGAACGGTGCTCCTCGCGGTCAGGTAAAGCAGCACTTATAGCTGCGAGTAAAACTGCCGTAATCATGCAGAGCAAATGGAGGTCTGTCAGCATCAGCCTGCACCCCGATCTGCCTTCTAGCCAAGGCAAAGTGACTTGTCGGTAAGAGGTGCTGGTTTGGTCCTGAGAGAGTCCACCTGGGCCTTTGGCATTTCACTGGGATCAACCCCAGAGATggaaattattagaaaaaataGCAACCTAATGTCTCTGAATGTTTCAGGACTTCATCTCGGGCCATAAATGTCATCCAAGCCTTAACATAGGTCTAAACCACACGTTTCTGCAAGTACAAGCAAAATCTCCACATCTGATGGGAGTTTCTGGCAGGGAGCCtttaaaattcttgttttaAGCACGGTTTAGATGAAGAGTGTTCTTGCTCTTGAAAGAATGAATGAACTTGGTGAAAATTTTGGTCCCATTGTCATGAGTGTGGATTATATCCTGATTTCACTGGTACCTGAATTTGACCCTTCATTTAGCAACTCCTTCCTTCAGACACACAAAAATGCATAAGATCACAGCAAAGAAATACTCTGTTAGATACCAGCCCTACTGTGTTTTTCAATAAAACTCCCTATGTCTCCTCATAGAATTAAATTCTGTTGCAAAAAATATGTGATTttacagggagaagaaaaaatgggaaagaatgAAAGATTGTCTTacttctttaattaaaaagatattttcaaaattttttacTCCAGAACagttttaaagtttaaaatacaaGGTGATAGGCTTCTGAACATGTCAGCATTGTGCAAGGCTTTATCCCAGTCTTTTTGCCACTTTCTGGGCTTTTTAGCCCCTGAGAGGCTATGTGCACCCACCCCAGTCTGTCACTACCCTTCCTTTGCTTGGGGATCAGTGGCAGGAGTTTAGGAGGACACCTGCTCCTACAGGAGTTTTCCAATTAAAACTGCAGACCCTCCCAAAACCTGGAAATACACACAATAAATGTGGATATCCTAAGTTTCTAGCAAACTTGTTTCTTTAAATATGCTTTTGTTCCAAAAACCTGATTTTTACAAACAGTTCAGTGCATTATTCACAGCTTAGTGCCTATTTATTGTGTTAGACCTGGGAAATGAGTGTGACTACAGGTTTCAGGTCAAATAGGGGAAATTAAAGCTGCATATCACAAATCTCCTAACACTGCACCACTACCAAGGCTTCTTTCACATTCCTTGCCTGTCTCTCTGACATGCTTTACAGGAGGTGAACGTTACGTAAATGAACAGAGTTACTCAGGAAACTCTGCT of Molothrus ater isolate BHLD 08-10-18 breed brown headed cowbird chromosome 5, BPBGC_Mater_1.1, whole genome shotgun sequence contains these proteins:
- the AVPR1A gene encoding vasopressin V1a receptor codes for the protein MRLAGGAGSPRAVPSPGNGSRWRAAEPGGGSSPSPEAWSGSPNGSLGGWDPFGRDEELAKLEIAVLAVTFAVAVVGNGSVLLALRRTPRKASRMHLFIRHLSLADLVVAFFQVLPQLCWEVTHRFHGPDGLCRVVKHLQVFGMFASAYMLVAMTADRYIAVCHPLKTLQQPTKRSYGMIAAAWALSLLLSTPQYFIFSLSEVERGSQVYDCWAHFIMPWGPRAYITWITGGIFIAPVLILIICYGFICYRIWRNVRGKTRPGEAAAAGGGRRAGDDGGPRRGLLLAPCVSNVKTISRAKIRTVKMTFVIVSVYVVCWAPFFTIQMWSVWDQRFPWVDSENTATTVTALLASLNSCCNPWIYMFFSGHLLQDCLQSFPCCQKIKQTLSKEDSNSNSRRQTSFTNNRSPTHSLNTWREMPHSKSTSFIPIPT